In a single window of the Etheostoma spectabile isolate EspeVRDwgs_2016 chromosome 3, UIUC_Espe_1.0, whole genome shotgun sequence genome:
- the rcbtb2 gene encoding RCC1 and BTB domain-containing protein 2 — MLDVGKWPVFALLPPEELRLIRQACVFGSAANEALYVTVNDEVYALGTNCSGCLGLGDLQSTIEPRRIDVLCGKKIVSLSYGTGPHVAIATADGEVFAWGHNGYSQLGNGTTNHGLTPALVSTNLLSKRVTEVACGSHHTIALTTDGEVYAWGYNNSGQVGSGSTANQPTPRRVSSCLQNKVVVNVACGQLCSMAVLDNGEIYGWGYNCNGQLGLGNNGNQQTPCRIAALQGVNIVQVACGYAHTLALTDEGMVYAWGANSYGQLGTGNKSNQALPTLINTDKERMVEVAACHTSHTSAAKTQSGQVLMWGQCRGQAVASPYLTHFGSTDDVFACFATPAVTWHLLSVDGDDYLTVAQSLKKEFDSPEISDLKFLVDGKCIHVHKALLKIRCEHSVPCLRKRRRRP; from the exons ATGCTGGACGTGGGAAAGTGGCCAGTTTTTGCGCTCCTTCCACCCGAGGAACTCCGGCTCATTCGGCAGGCTTGTGTCTTTGGCAGTGCTGCAAATGAAGCCCTCTATGTCACAGTTAATGATGAG GTCTATGCTCTAGGCACCAACTGCAGCGGCTGTTTAGGGCTCGGAGACCTTCAAAGCACTATTGAGCCGCGGCGGATTGATGTCTTGTGTGGAAAGAAGATTGTGTCCCTAAGCTACGGAACAGGACCACATGTGGCTATCGCTACTGCAG ATGGAGAGGTGTTTGCTTGGGGCCACAATGGCTACAGCCAGCTAGGCAATGGGACCACCAACCACGGACTGACCCCTGCCCTGGTGTCCACCAACCTCCTTAGCAAGAGAGTGACAGAGGTGGCCTGTGGCTCCCACCACACTATTGCCCTCACAACTGACGGAGAG GTGTACGCATGGGGTTACAACAACTCAGGCCAAGTAGGTTCAGGGTCTACTGCCAACCAGCCGACACCGCGCCGCGTTAGCAGCTGCCTGCAGAACAAAGTGGTGGTCAACGTAGCCTGTGGTCAGCTCTGCTCTATGGCTGTACTAGACAACGGAGAG ATCTATGGCTGGGGCTACAATTGCAATGGCCAGCTAGGTTTGGGGAACAATGGCAATCAGCAGACCCCATGCAGGATTGCTGCTCTACAAGGTGTCAACATCGTCCAG GTGGCCTGTGGATATGCACATACATTGGCACTTACAGATGAGGGGATGGTTTACGCCTGGGGAGCCAACTCATATGGGCAGTTGGGAACTGGCAATAAGAGTAACCAAGCTCTCCCCACTCTAATTAACACAGACAAGGAGAG GATGGTGGAGGTGGCTGCATGTCACACCAGCCACACGTCAGCTGCCAAGACCCAGAGCGGGCAGGTTCTGATGTGGGGTCAGTGTCGAGGTCAGGCCGTGGCCAGCCCCTACCTCACCCACTTCGGAAGCACAGACGATGTGTTTGCCTGCTTCGCCACACCAGCCGTCACGTGGCACCTCCTCTCCGTAG atggCGATGACTACCTGACTGTGGCCCAGTCTTTGAAAAAGGAGTTCGACAGCCCAGAGATTTCTGACCTAAAGTTCTTGGTTGATGGGAAGTGTATCCATGTTCACAAAGCCCTGCTGAAAATCAG ATGTGAGCATTCCGTGCCCTGCTTAAGAAAACGGAGGAGGAGACCATAG